The proteins below come from a single Molothrus ater isolate BHLD 08-10-18 breed brown headed cowbird chromosome 3, BPBGC_Mater_1.1, whole genome shotgun sequence genomic window:
- the MTLN gene encoding mitoregulin: MVLEALRPRVVRWALLAAFAAGVAVGWQAGRARRRFLRWRQRYLQRRLAAAQEKLEAA; encoded by the coding sequence ATGGTGCTGGAGGCGCTGCGGCCGCGGGTGGTGCGCTGGGCGCTGCTGGCTGCCTTCGCCGCCGGGGTGGCGGTGGGCTGGCAGGCGGGTCGGGCGCGCCGCCGCTTCCTGCGCTGGCGGCAGCGATACCTCCAGCGCCGCCTCGCCGCCGCTCAGGAGAAGCTGGAAGCGGCCTGA